The Vibrio sp. NTOU-M3 genomic sequence CGGTTCAATGAACGTTTGCGTAGCAAAATTGCTCAAGCAGAAGCATTAACAGAAAACAACACAGGTATGGTGATCAACATCGCCGCAAACTATGGCGGTAAGTGGGATATCACTCAAGCAACACAAAAAATTGCGGCTAAGGTCAAGCTAGGTGAAATTCGAGTTGATGAAATTTCTGAAGAGTTGATTACGCAACAACTAACGATGTCTGATTTACCTGAAGTTGATTTGATGATTCGAACCAGTGGTGAATGTCGAATCAGTAACTTCATGCTTTGGCAAATGGCTTATGCCGAAATGTACTTTACGCCTATCTATTGGCCAGAGTTTGATGAAGATAGCTTAATTGAAGCAGTGACTTGGTTTGTTAATCGTGAAAGACGATTTGGTTGTACCGGTGAACAAATCAAGGCATTGATAGAAAATCAATAAAGGACTAATTGCTTGAAACAAAGAATAATAACAGCACTAATTCTTGCGCCAATCGTTATCTTTGGGATTTTTGAGTTGCCACTCTATTGGTTTATGTTTGCTGTCGCAGGCATAACCTTATTGGGTTTTTGGGAGTGGACTCAATTTGTTGAACACAAATCTCGTATTGCTGCACTCGTGCCCGCCGTTTTGATCAGTGTGGGGAGCCTTTTTGTTATCCCTTTTGACAGTGCAAGCTTACATAATCCGTCTCATCTACATTTAAGTATGTTAGCGATCGGTTTTGTTTGGTGGTTAGCCGCCAGTACGTTAGCCGTCACTTACCCAAGATCCAGTGCCATGTGGCAGGATTCTAATTTATTGCGTCACTTGTTTGGTATTCTTACTCTTTTACCTTTCTTTTGGAGCGTTGTGCTACTAAGAGCAGAGCCAGCAAACGCAGATCCATATCATGGCGCCAAACTTGTTCTCTTTGTGTGCTTTATAGTGTGGGCTGCTGATAGTGGGGCTTATTTCGCAGGGAAGACATTAGGTAAACGAAAAATGGCTCCTCATGTTAGTCCAAATAAAACTATCGAAGGGTTAATTGGGGGAATCATTACCGCCATTATCGTGGCTTGGTTTTCCGCAAAATGGTTTGGTATCGAGTTTAGTAGCCCTGCGGTTATGATCATGATTACCTTGGTGACGGTTGTTATTTCGGTATTAGGTGATTTAGTCGAAAGCATGTTTAAACGTGTGGCTGGTATCAAAGACAGCAGCAATATCATACCGGGCCATGGTGGTGTTCTTGATCGTATCGATAGTTTGACTGCGGCTTTCCCTGTATTTGCTCTTCTTTATTTCTTCTTCTAATACATAAGAAGGCAAGCATTAGGCTTGCCTTCTTAATTACTATTGGTTTCGTGTTATGCGTAAGTTAACAATTCTAGGTGCAACTGGCTCAATTGGTGCGAGCACGTTAAAAGTCGTAGCGCAGAATCCGGAGCAGTTCTCTGTCGTTGCATTAGTGGCAGGGAAGAACGTTGAAAAAATGCGTCAGCTTTGTGAGCAATGGAAACCAAAATATGCCGTCATGGCGGATGAAGATGCTGCAAAAGCACTGAAGCAACAACTCGTTCAACTTAACCTATCCACACAGGTAATGTCTGGTGTTGAGGCAATGTGTGATGTTGCCTCGATGGATGATGTTGATACTGTAATGGCTGCCATTGTTGGAGCAGCTGGTTTGTTACCAACGATGGCAGCAGTCAAAGCTGGTAAGCGAGTGTTATTGGCAAATAAAGAAGCTCTTGTCATGACTGGGCAGCTCTTTATTGATGCTGTTGCCCAATATGGTGCTGAACTATTACCTGTTGACAGTGAGCACAATGCAATTTTCCAATGTTTGCCAAATTCGATCCAAACAAATTTAGGTCGTTGTGACTTAGCCAAGCAAGGTCTTTCCCATATTCTGTTAACAGGTTCTGGCGGCCCTTTCCGTTATAGCGATATTCATTCTTTAAGCAGTGTTACACCTGAGCAAGCTATCGCTCACCCTAACTGGTCTATGGGCCCTAAGATCTCTGTCGATTCCGCTACCATGATGAATAAAGGTTTGGAGTATATTGAAGCCAAGTGGTTATTCAATACGTCACGAGATCAGCTGAAGGTATTGATTCATCCTCAATCTGTTATTCACTCTATGGTGCAATACAAAGATGGCTCAGTACTCGCACAGATGGGGGAGCCTGATATGGCGACGCCTATTGCACTGACCCTTTCCTATCCAGAACGAGTTTCCGCTGGAGTTGCTCCGCTAGATTTTACTAAAGTTGGTGAACTGACTTTTCTTGAGCCGGATTACAAT encodes the following:
- a CDS encoding isoprenyl transferase, encoding MQNSQLSPDSLPQHIAIIMDGNGRWAKAQGKPRVFGHKNGVAAVRKTISTAAKLGIKAVTLFAFSSENWRRPEDEVGVLMELFISVLSTEVKKLHKNNLRLRVIGDTNRFNERLRSKIAQAEALTENNTGMVINIAANYGGKWDITQATQKIAAKVKLGEIRVDEISEELITQQLTMSDLPEVDLMIRTSGECRISNFMLWQMAYAEMYFTPIYWPEFDEDSLIEAVTWFVNRERRFGCTGEQIKALIENQ
- a CDS encoding phosphatidate cytidylyltransferase, with the translated sequence MKQRIITALILAPIVIFGIFELPLYWFMFAVAGITLLGFWEWTQFVEHKSRIAALVPAVLISVGSLFVIPFDSASLHNPSHLHLSMLAIGFVWWLAASTLAVTYPRSSAMWQDSNLLRHLFGILTLLPFFWSVVLLRAEPANADPYHGAKLVLFVCFIVWAADSGAYFAGKTLGKRKMAPHVSPNKTIEGLIGGIITAIIVAWFSAKWFGIEFSSPAVMIMITLVTVVISVLGDLVESMFKRVAGIKDSSNIIPGHGGVLDRIDSLTAAFPVFALLYFFF
- the ispC gene encoding 1-deoxy-D-xylulose-5-phosphate reductoisomerase, which translates into the protein MRKLTILGATGSIGASTLKVVAQNPEQFSVVALVAGKNVEKMRQLCEQWKPKYAVMADEDAAKALKQQLVQLNLSTQVMSGVEAMCDVASMDDVDTVMAAIVGAAGLLPTMAAVKAGKRVLLANKEALVMTGQLFIDAVAQYGAELLPVDSEHNAIFQCLPNSIQTNLGRCDLAKQGLSHILLTGSGGPFRYSDIHSLSSVTPEQAIAHPNWSMGPKISVDSATMMNKGLEYIEAKWLFNTSRDQLKVLIHPQSVIHSMVQYKDGSVLAQMGEPDMATPIALTLSYPERVSAGVAPLDFTKVGELTFLEPDYNRYPCLKLAIDACYEGQHATTALNAANEVAVAAFLERRLRFTDIARVNDVVTSRLCGLNTSLQCDDLESILELDRIARKLATETVNECSL